In the genome of Calothrix sp. PCC 6303, the window TACGGGTATTATATTCGTATTACACGCTTCTAACCCAATCTATATCTAGATGTTCGTTTTCTAAGCTAAAAGCCTATAATTAAGCGATGGCAAAAAATCAAACACAAAAACCCCATTTCCGAATGTAATACGATAATACAAAAAAGATGTGATTTTGTTTTTGAACTTTAAGGGAGTCTATTTTTGGAATGTCTAAAACTTAAAATTCTTATGCTGTATGGATTTTAGGCTTTATAGCAGAGCTAAAATCATATCATGAGAAGAGCCGCACCCATTTCATTTCGCTCGCAATGACTGTAAATATTTCTGCTCATGTACTTATTTTGCTCCATCTGCTGTTCGACAAAAGTTTGAAGCGGTAAATCGAAGGTTAATTTGCCAACACTAGATTTAATTGCCATTTCCCAAATGCTGGCAACACTTAACCATTTCTCATTGTATTCGTCTTCAATCAGTGCTTTTGCAGTAGCGCTAAGTTGTGGACTATCAGTGACAAACCAAATAAATGTGTGAGTATCGAGCAAAAATCTCATTCCATATATTCCTTGAAATCCTCAAGGGGTTCATCAAAGTCATCTGATATCCAGACTCTCCCTTTCGCGCTACCAGCTTTAGCAGGATGACGTTTTTGTAATGGTTCGGTTGCTATCTCTGTTGTAACTTGTTGAGCCTGTAATGCTTTCAGCACTCCTAAAAGTTCTTGCACAATCCCGTCTGGCGATCGCTCAATTGCTTGAATCAGTTCTTCTTTAGGTGTCATCGTCGCACTGCCTGCTGGTTCAATATTTTTTCATTTTATCGTACTGTTGCAATTACTCTTTTTCGCTTTTTTCGTCTCAACTAACTTCAATTTGTCGGACTACAGTCAATGCAGAATAACTCACACCCGCAGTTCCTTCACCAGGATGGGTGGAATCTCCAACTAACCACAAACCCTTGATTGGGGTACGATTGGCAAAACCAAAAGGTCCAAAGGTGGGGATACGTTGTCCAATTCCCCCAACTATACCTTTATCTCTACCTGTGTATCGGTAGAATGTTCGAGGTGTTGCAGCTTCAACATGGATGATGGTTTCTGGCTTGAGATAGAAGAATTTATTTAAATGCGCGATCGCATCCTGGGTGAATTGGTGTTTTAATGTTTCATAATCTTCAGTTTGCCACCAACGTTCAGCATCGACGAAGGATGAAGCGATAATTGTGGCTTTACCTTGGGGTGCGCGTCCATCACCTGCATGACTCACAGAGACAAAAAGGGAGTTATTTTCCCCAATCACGCCATTTTCATCATACAAAAATTGCAGGTGTGGCGGACATTCTGGGGGAATTGCACTTTCATCCACACCCAGATACAGAACAAATGCACCCGATGGGGATGTCAGATTTTCCACCCGTTTCTTGTATCCTTTTGGTGCCTTATCTCCCAACAGCTGCACCAAATTCTGAACTGTGACATTTGCAACTACATGATCTGCTGCTTCTTCCCAAACTTCCCCAGTTTTCTGGTTCCTAACTGTCACTGCACAGGCACGATTACCCTGTACCTTGATGCCTTCCACACTATGACGCATCAACAACTTACCACCATTTTGCGTTAGTCCAGCCAGTAGGCGATCGCTTAATACCTGCATACTCCCTTGGAGATGGAACAATCCCTGGGGTGCTTGGGATA includes:
- a CDS encoding type II toxin-antitoxin system VapC family toxin; its protein translation is MRFLLDTHTFIWFVTDSPQLSATAKALIEDEYNEKWLSVASIWEMAIKSSVGKLTFDLPLQTFVEQQMEQNKYMSRNIYSHCERNEMGAALLMI
- a CDS encoding DUF2281 domain-containing protein encodes the protein MTPKEELIQAIERSPDGIVQELLGVLKALQAQQVTTEIATEPLQKRHPAKAGSAKGRVWISDDFDEPLEDFKEYME
- the crtD gene encoding C-3',4' desaturase CrtD, with protein sequence MSNHQESKNKSRVVVVGAGIGGLTAGALLARRGYDVLILDQALVPGGCASTFKRQGFTFDVGATQVAGLEVGGIHQRIFAELGIELPKATYCDPACSVYLPGETTPINVWRDPKKWQEERIRQFPGSEGFWGLLNNLFKASWEFQGRDPVLPPRNLWDIWQLGKAIRLSTFITVPYTLFTVGDALRFYGLGNNKRLRTFLDLQLKLYSQVNADETALLYAATALAVSQAPQGLFHLQGSMQVLSDRLLAGLTQNGGKLLMRHSVEGIKVQGNRACAVTVRNQKTGEVWEEAADHVVANVTVQNLVQLLGDKAPKGYKKRVENLTSPSGAFVLYLGVDESAIPPECPPHLQFLYDENGVIGENNSLFVSVSHAGDGRAPQGKATIIASSFVDAERWWQTEDYETLKHQFTQDAIAHLNKFFYLKPETIIHVEAATPRTFYRYTGRDKGIVGGIGQRIPTFGPFGFANRTPIKGLWLVGDSTHPGEGTAGVSYSALTVVRQIEVS